The stretch of DNA CCCACACTACCCTTGGCGTTCGGGTGTGAAGTCGTCGGTCCTGATCTTCGAACTCAGCGGCCATGGCCGTGAGGTTCTGCGACCACTCAACACCTCGGAGATCTATCTGACATGCTGGTGTCGCGCTCACTCAATTCGAGCATGTACGTGCCAACGTATTCCGGCGTGCCTAGCCAACCTGCATGCAGCGACCGCGTACGGTCCCGACCGGAACAGCCAACGCACCATGGCGGCCGTCACACATCCGAAAACTGTACCGACGCGCGGCGGAATTGGCTCCCAGGCGCGATGTTGGTTCACGGGTTTCTGAGAGTCCGTGTCTTGGTCTCCAGCTCAAGGGTGTGTCGCCTCGGCCCGGTGTCAAATTGTTCAGAGAGTTGGCGCACGAAAGCACCCCGGAAACGGTCACATGGCAACGCTATGTGCCACTTCGAGGACAACGCGGAATCGGTGTGTCTCGCTGCCGACGCCTTGTATAGGTCAGTATTGCGACCTATAACCTATCCATATGAGCGACACGCTTCCGTTCTCTGAAGTCAAGGCCCACCTCTCGGAACTGGCCGACCGGGTCGAACGTCAGCACGACCGCATCTTGGTCACTCGCAACGGACGACTCTCGTTCGTCCTATTGAGCCCCGACGACCTCGAGTCCCTCGAAGAATCCCTGGATATCCTCGAGAACGACGACCTGAGGGAGTCGCTTCGACGATCGCGATGAGATGCTGAGCACGGCAAGCGACTGCGTCTCCAGGACCACGTCTGAGGGTCTCCGTCATCTCAACAAGCTCCTTGAGAAAGTGCGACACGCTGCACT from Acidobacteriota bacterium encodes:
- a CDS encoding type II toxin-antitoxin system Phd/YefM family antitoxin; its protein translation is MSDTLPFSEVKAHLSELADRVERQHDRILVTRNGRLSFVLLSPDDLESLEESLDILENDDLRESLRRSR